One part of the Candidatus Borreliella tachyglossi genome encodes these proteins:
- a CDS encoding TraB/GumN family protein: protein MNTTKENIEDCFSHVSTLDISNHKIYILGTAHVSKKSSQDTATLIKKLRPDFIAVELDTARYHAILGTDENEKWRNLDIYKVIKQGKAFLLIVRIVLSNFQKKLAKEQGISPGEEMKTAILKAKEYNIPLILADRKVETTLKRAWSCVPLFEKAKIISSLLSFSDTKVTADEIEKLKEQDVLSSMMEELAKEIPTVKKILIDERDAFIASKILEGSGTTFAVVGAGHVKGIIATLKEIKENNKVVNIDDLNTIPKHTFSLGKLTSYFIAISIIVLMSSSFYFKGFDFAYQNIKLWTIFNALFAGVAALLLRANIITIFTAAVGAPIFSLIPFIGTGMVAGLAEAYINKPKIKDFEDLQEDLANIKGYFKNRVTKILLIIFFVNIGSAIGTIVGFKFLLNIFR from the coding sequence TTGAACACCACAAAAGAGAATATTGAGGATTGTTTTTCACATGTTAGCACTCTTGATATCAGCAACCACAAAATATACATATTAGGTACAGCACATGTATCAAAGAAAAGCTCACAAGATACAGCTACTTTAATTAAGAAGCTAAGACCAGATTTTATTGCTGTTGAACTTGATACGGCTCGCTACCACGCAATCTTGGGAACAGACGAGAACGAAAAATGGCGCAATTTAGACATCTATAAAGTAATAAAGCAAGGAAAAGCATTCTTATTAATAGTTAGAATAGTTTTAAGTAATTTCCAAAAAAAATTAGCAAAAGAGCAAGGTATTAGTCCTGGGGAGGAGATGAAGACGGCTATCCTTAAAGCTAAGGAATATAATATACCGCTAATACTTGCAGACAGAAAGGTCGAAACAACTCTTAAGAGGGCTTGGAGCTGTGTTCCACTTTTTGAAAAAGCTAAAATAATCTCAAGTTTACTCTCGTTCTCAGATACCAAAGTAACAGCAGATGAAATCGAAAAATTGAAAGAACAAGATGTTCTCTCAAGCATGATGGAAGAACTTGCAAAAGAAATTCCTACTGTAAAAAAAATCTTAATTGATGAGAGAGATGCTTTTATAGCAAGTAAAATACTTGAAGGATCAGGGACAACTTTTGCTGTTGTTGGTGCGGGTCATGTAAAGGGTATAATAGCGACTTTAAAGGAAATTAAAGAGAACAACAAGGTAGTCAATATTGATGATCTTAATACTATACCTAAGCATACTTTCTCACTGGGAAAACTAACATCTTATTTTATAGCAATATCAATTATTGTACTAATGTCAAGTTCATTTTACTTTAAAGGATTTGACTTCGCTTATCAAAATATAAAACTTTGGACAATATTTAACGCTTTATTCGCAGGTGTTGCCGCTCTTTTACTAAGAGCCAATATTATAACCATATTTACAGCTGCGGTTGGTGCCCCAATATTCTCTTTAATTCCATTTATTGGAACAGGTATGGTTGCGGGTCTGGCTGAAGCTTACATAAACAAACCAAAAATAAAAGACTTTGAAGATTTGCAAGAAGATTTGGCTAACATAAAAGGATATTTTAAGAATAGAGTTACGAAAATTTTACTGATAATATTTTTTGTAAACATTGGTTCTGCAATTGGAACAATTGTTGGGTTTAAATTTTTGTTAAATATTTTCAGATAA